The proteins below are encoded in one region of Triticum aestivum cultivar Chinese Spring chromosome 1B, IWGSC CS RefSeq v2.1, whole genome shotgun sequence:
- the LOC123148461 gene encoding RING-H2 finger protein ATL39-like codes for MMWEDIMAFVAILIAAVGVCIIWCMAPAEVEEGDNVAAAGRRRGRWPGSQRRRPAPGRPQQLVYFFYPAAPDTEGGGGTAGGSVVVCAICLEALVGGAECSEVPACRHVFHRCCLALWIKSKSTCPLCRELVAAGSEPLTAAEAMV; via the coding sequence ATGATGTGGGAGGACATCATGGCCTTCGTTGCTATCCTCATCGCGGCAGTGGGCGTCTGCATAATCTGGTGCATGGCACCTGcagaggtggaagaaggagacAACGTGGCCGCCGCGGGTCGAAGAAGGGGGAGGTGGCCGGGCTCACAGCGGCGAAGGCCGGCGCCGGGGAGGCCGCAGCAGCTGGTCTACTTCTTCTACCCCGCAGCGCCCGACACggagggcggcggagggacggccgGAGGGTCGGTGGTGGTGTGCGCCATCTGCCTGGAGGCGCTGGTCGGCGGGGCGGAGTGCAGCGAGGTGCCGGCGTGCCGGCACGTGTTCCACCGTTGCTGCCTTGCGCTGTGGATCAAGAGCAAGAGCACCTGCCCGCTCTGCAGGGAGCTTGTCGCCGCAGGGTCAGAACCCCTCACGGCTGCCGAGGCCATGGTTTAG